The Bubalus bubalis isolate 160015118507 breed Murrah chromosome 1, NDDB_SH_1, whole genome shotgun sequence genome includes a region encoding these proteins:
- the SETD4 gene encoding SET domain-containing protein 4 isoform X2, translating into MKSRGGRTSRIRRRNLFRSSGSRGVNESYKPEFIELKKWLKDRRFEDTTLIPARFPGTGRGLMSKTSLQEGQTIISLPESCLLTTDTVIRSYLGAYIAKWHPPPSPLLALCTFLVSEKHAGDRSPWKPYLEVLPKAYTCPVCLEPEVVNLLPNPLKTKAWEQKSHVQEFFSSSRGFFSSLQPLFSEAVETIFSYGALRWAWCAVNTRAVYVKRPPLLCLSPEPDTCALAPYLDLLNHSPDVQVKAAFNEETRCYEIRTATRCGKHKEVFICYGPHDNHRLLLEYGFVCVSNPHACVYVSKDILVKYLPSTAKQINKKISILEDHDFIE; encoded by the exons ATGAAGAGCAGAGGAGGAAGAACAAGCCGGATCAGAAGACGAAACCTCTTCAGAAGTTCTGGATCAAGAGGAG TGAATGAGAGCTACAAGCCTGAATTTATAGAGCTTAAGAAGTGGCTGAAAGATAGGAGGTTTGAAGATACAACCTTGATACCTGCCCGTTTTCCAG GTACAGGAAGAGGACTGATGAGCAAGACGTCCCTGCAG GAGGGACAGACGATTATCTCATTGCCTGAGAGCTGCCTGCTCACCACAGACACCGTGATCAGAAGCTACTTAGGGGCGTACATTGCTAA GTGGCatcctcctccatctcctctgcTGGCTCTGTGCACCTTTTTAGTGTCAGAGAAGCATGCTGGGGATCGGTCTCCCTGGAAGCCTTACCTGGAGGTTTTACCAAAGGCCTACACCTGCCCAGTTTGTTTGGAGCCAGAAGTGGTGAATCTTCTTCCCAACCCTTTGAAAACAAAGGCCTGGGAGCAGAAAAGCCACGTGCAGgagttcttttcttcttctcgAGGCTTTTTCTCCTCCCTGCAACCTCTGTTTTCCGAGGCCGTTGAGACCATCTTTAGCTACGGCGCCCTGCGGTGGGCCTGGTGCGCCGTCAACACCAGGGCTGTGTACGTGAAGCGCCCGCCGCTGCTGTGCCTTTCCCCAGAGCCAGACACCTGCGCACTCGCCCCCTACCTGGATCTGCTGAACCACAGCCCCGACGTCCAG gtAAAAGCAGCATTTAATGAGGAAACTCGCTGTTACGAAATTAGAACGGCTACACGCTGTGGCAAACACAAGGAGGTTTTCATCTGCTATGGCCCCCACGATAACCACCGCCTGCTCCTGGAGTACGGATTTGTCTGCGTCAGCAATCCTCACGCTTGTGTTTATGTCTCTAAAG
- the LOC112577706 gene encoding carbonyl reductase [NADPH] 1, with protein sequence MSSSTRVALVTGANKGIGFAIVRALCRQFQGDVVLTARDEARGRAAVQQLQAEGLSPLFHQLDIDDRQSIRALRDFLRKEYGGLDVLVNNAGIAFKTADTTPFHIQAEVTLKTNFFSTRDVCTELLPLIKPQGRVVNVSSFVSVNSLKKCSPELQQKFRSETITEEELVGLMNKFVEDTKNGVHRKEGWPDTAYGVSKIGVTVLSRIHARKLSEQRGGDKILLNACCPGWVRTDMAGPKAPKSPEEGAETPVYLALLPSDAEGPHGEFISEKKVLQW encoded by the exons ATGTCGTCCTCCACCCGCGTGGCGCTGGTCACCGGGGCCAACAAGGGCATCGGCTTCGCCATCGTGCGTGCCCTGTGCCGGCAGTTCCAGGGAGACGTGGTGCTCACAGCGCGGGACGAGGCGCGGGGTCGGGCGGCTGTGCAGCAGCTTCAGGCCGAGGGCCTGAGCCCCCTTTTCCACCAGCTGGACATCGATGACCGGCAGAGCATCCGCGCCCTGCGTGACTTCCTGCGCAAGGAGTACGGGGGCCTCGATGTGCTGGTCAACAACGCGGGCATCGCCTTCAAGA CTGCTGACACCACACCATTTCACATTCAAGCAGAGGTGACTCTGAAAACAAACTTCTTCAGCACCAGAGATGTGTGCACAGAGCTCCTGCCTCTAATAAAGCCCCAAG GCAGAGTGGTGAATGTATCCAGCTTTGTCAGTGTCAACTCTCTAAAGAAATGCAGCCCTGAACTGCAGCAGAAGTTTCGAAGTGAGACCATCACGGAGGAGGAGCTGGTGGGGCTCATGAACAAGTTTGTGGAAGACACAAAGAACGGGGTGCACAGGAAGGAGGGCTGGCCCGATACCGCATATGGAGTGTCGAAAATCGGAGTCACAGTCCTGTCCAGAATCCACGCCAGGAAACTGAgtgagcagagaggaggggacAAGATCCTCCTGAATGCCTGCTGCCCAGGGTGGGTGAGAACCGACATGGCAGGACCCAAAGCCCCCAAAAGCCCAGAAGAAGGAGCAGAGACCCCCGTGTACTTGGCCCTTCTGCCCTCGGATGCCGAGGGGCCTCACGGAGAGTTCATTTCTGAGAAAAAAGTTCTGCAATGGTGA
- the LOC123464543 gene encoding carbonyl reductase [NADPH] 1-like isoform X1 has translation MSSSTRVALVTGANKCLGFAIVRDLCRRFPGKLVLMARDEARGRAATQQLQTKGPSPLFHQLDITDLQSIRALRDFLRKEYGSLDALVNNEAIAFQKWYTGGHMGFFHSASPDDAILCKYKAVSTTKHPLVQYRSLTPNIARGKQSSRKKYCIK, from the exons ATGTCATCCTCCACCCGAGTGGCGCTGGTCACCGGGGCCAACAAGTGCCTTGGTTTTGCCATAGTGCGTGACCTGTGTCGGCGGTTCCCGGGGAAATTGGTGCTCATGGCACGGGACGAGGCGCGGGGTCGGGCAGCCACACAGCAGCTGCAGACCAAGGGCCCGAGCCCCCTTTTCCACCAGCTGGACATCACTGACCTGCAGAGCATCCGGGCACTGCGAGACTTCCTGCGCAAGGAGTACGGGAGCCTCGACGCACTGGTCAACAACGAGGCCATCGCCTTCCAGA AGTGGTACACAGGAGGTCATatgggcttctttcactcagcctcCCCTGATGATGCCATCTTATGTAAGTATAAAGCAGTATCAACCACAAAACACCCATTGGTGCAATACCGTTCACTAACACCAAACATTGCTAGAGGAAAACAGAGTTCACGGAAAAAATACTGTATCAAGTAA
- the LOC123464543 gene encoding carbonyl reductase [NADPH] 1-like isoform X2, producing MSSSTRVALVTGANKCLGFAIVRDLCRRFPGKLVLMARDEARGRAATQQLQTKGPSPLFHQLDITDLQSIRALRDFLRKEYGSLDALVNNEAIAFQKWYTGGHMGFFHSASPDDAILFGDPTPIEIQAEATM from the exons ATGTCATCCTCCACCCGAGTGGCGCTGGTCACCGGGGCCAACAAGTGCCTTGGTTTTGCCATAGTGCGTGACCTGTGTCGGCGGTTCCCGGGGAAATTGGTGCTCATGGCACGGGACGAGGCGCGGGGTCGGGCAGCCACACAGCAGCTGCAGACCAAGGGCCCGAGCCCCCTTTTCCACCAGCTGGACATCACTGACCTGCAGAGCATCCGGGCACTGCGAGACTTCCTGCGCAAGGAGTACGGGAGCCTCGACGCACTGGTCAACAACGAGGCCATCGCCTTCCAGA AGTGGTACACAGGAGGTCATatgggcttctttcactcagcctcCCCTGATGATGCCATCTTAT TTGGTGATCCCACACCAATTGAAATTCAGGCAGAAGCGACCATGTAA
- the LOC123466176 gene encoding carbonyl reductase [NADPH] 1, whose translation MSSSTRVALVTGANKGIGFAIVRALCRQFQGDVVLTARDEARGRAAVQQLQAEGLSPLFHQLDIDDRQSIRALRDFLRKEYGGLDVLVNNAGIAFKTADTTPFHIQAEVTLKTNFFGTRDVCTELLPLIKPQGRVVNVSSFVSVNSLKKCSPELQQKFRSETITEEELVGLMNKFVEDTKNGVHRKEGWPDTAYGVSKIGVTVLSRIHARKLSEQRGGDKILLNACCPGWVRTDMAGPKAPKSPEEGAETPVYLALLPSDAEGPHGEFISEKKVLQW comes from the exons ATGTCGTCCTCCACCCGCGTAGCGCTGGTCACCGGGGCCAACAAGGGCATCGGCTTCGCCATCGTGCGTGCCCTGTGCCGGCAGTTCCAGGGAGACGTGGTGCTCACGGCGCGGGACGAGGCGCGGGGTCGGGCGGCCGTGCAGCAGCTTCAGGCCGAGGGCCTGAGCCCCCTTTTCCACCAGCTGGACATCGACGACCGGCAGAGCATCCGCGCCCTGCGTGACTTCCTGCGCAAGGAGTACGGGGGCCTCGATGTGCTGGTCAACAACGCGGGCATCGCCTTCAAGA CTGCTGACACCACACCATTTCACATTCAAGCAGAGGTGACTCTGAAAACAAACTTCTTCGGCACCAGAGATGTGTGCACAGAGCTCCTGCCTCTAATAAAGCCCCAAG GCAGAGTGGTGAATGTATCCAGCTTTGTCAGTGTCAACTCTCTAAAGAAATGCAGCCCTGAACTGCAGCAGAAGTTTCGAAGTGAGACCATCACGGAGGAGGAGCTGGTGGGGCTCATGAACAAGTTTGTGGAAGACACAAAGAACGGGGTGCACAGGAAGGAGGGCTGGCCCGATACCGCATATGGAGTGTCGAAAATCGGAGTCACAGTCCTGTCCAGAATCCACGCCAGGAAACTGAgtgagcagagaggaggggacAAGATCCTCCTGAATGCCTGCTGCCCAGGGTGGGTGAGAACCGACATGGCAGGACCCAAAGCCCCCAAAAGCCCAGAAGAAGGAGCAGAGACCCCCGTGTACTTGGCCCTTCTGCCCTCGGATGCCGAGGGGCCTCACGGAGAGTTCATTTCTGAGAAAAAAGTTCTGCAATGGTGA
- the LOC102414811 gene encoding carbonyl reductase [NADPH] 1 — protein MWRVSTSHAAPPHRSPALSALLQRALPTGHVILHPSGAGHRGQQVPWFCHSRDLCRRFPGKLVLMARDEARGRAAAQQLQTKGPSPLFHQLDITDLQSIRALRDFLRKEYGSLDALVNNEAIAFQKWYTGGHMGFFHSASPDDAILFGDPTPIEIQAEATM, from the exons ATGTGGCGGGTCTCCACGTCCCACGCTGCGCCACCCCATCGGTCTCCAGCCTTGTCAGCTCTACTCCAAAGGGCCCTGCCCACAGGCCATGTCATCCTCCACCCGAGTGGCGCTGGTCACCGGGGCCAACAAGTGCCTTGGTTTTGCCATAGTCGTGACCTGTGTCGGCGGTTCCCGGGGAAATTGGTGCTCATGGCACGGGACGAGGCGCGGGGTCGGGCAGCCGCACAGCAGCTGCAGACCAAGGGCCCGAGCCCCCTTTTCCACCAGCTGGACATCACTGACCTGCAGAGCATCCGGGCACTGCGAGACTTCCTGCGCAAGGAGTACGGGAGCCTCGACGCACTGGTCAACAACGAGGCCATCGCCTTCCAGA AGTGGTACACAGGAGGTCATatgggcttctttcactcagcctcCCCTGATGATGCCATCTTAT TTGGTGATCCCACACCAATTGAAATTCAGGCAGAAGCGACCATGTAA